In Oryzias latipes chromosome 15, ASM223467v1, the sequence CACACGTTTGCCGCTGTCCTAGCAATTAATCACTCGTTATATCTTCAGGAGAAATGAATGCAATTAAAGGCCGGACTGTTAATAAACGGATAGATTTAAACTTAAGATCAAAAATTGGTCTTAAATTGGTcttaaaaatttgattttgattagAAGGCAGGAGAATATCACAACAGCAGAAGAAAGGAAGCTGACTATCTAAAGAAAGATAAACATTGACTGTAATGTTAAGACATCTTGAAACTGAATTCAGTTTTAAATAGCttaaagaaactttattttacacatttttgttgcttaatgatttcaaattctgtttttctgacTTGTAAGTAATTTTTTAACCCCTGCATAATGTCCGTGACCCCGGTCTGACGTGCTGGTCATCATTATCACTGTCTGTGGTGACGCGTGTTCATAAAAACTGGGGGAACAAATCAGAACACACTGTGTTCTGTATGTTTGCACACTTCATTACGTCTTTAATTCCAGGAAAATTCCGAACAGTTTGAGTTCCCCACTGGTTTGTTAATCGAGCAAACATGTGGACACTTCTGTGTGTCTGAAACAACTGAACTGCAGAACAATTCACCAGTTTAGTCGGTCCATTCTGGTGCACGGTATTAGAACAAAATGTGGGATTCCTCCTGTCGTCTCACTTTGATCTTTCTGGATGGAAAATGGTTTGGCGTGTCAGCAGGAAGTCCACGTCTTTCATGTCTGTGGATTTGAGGGGGATTTCTGAAATCAGATGGGAAAAGTCCAGCGGTCCGGACAgagtccgcttaatttggtcGGATCAAGTACTGAGCCTTGCGCTTGGTCTGTTTTAGACTGCCCTAAAACTGGACATTTCTGTTTCGAAtgaaagcttgtaaacaaaagcacGTGACTGAAGAGGGAGGGGCAAAGCAACAAAAGAGTAATGGAAGTCCTACGCTTTGTAATCCTTGTTGTGTTAGTTCACTTATTTAAAATTCTTAGTCCTTTTGCTTTCATTTCTCATTGAAATGAGTTGGTGTGAGGGACAAAGGGAAGCTGGTGTGTTTTAAAAGGGAAggcagtaaaaaacaaaaccgatTTAAAGAACAAGTGAAAAGGGTTCTGTTGGTTTGTGCTCCTATCCTGCCTATCGGGGGTGTTGGTTGCAGCTCTGGGTCTGAAGGAACCGTCTGATCTTCTTCATTTAACATGGATGAACTCAGAATTGGGCTGAAGCCTCCTGTAAAAGCTCTGCTGGTTTAGAGGATGTCGTGACTGAGTTCTGTTGGTCCTCCTGCAGTGGTGGATCTCCTGTACTGGCGCGATGTGAAGAACACAGGTGTGGTGTTTGGCGCCgccctgctgctgcttctctccCTGACCATGTGCAGCATCGTGAGCGTGTGCTCCTACATCGGCCTGGCCCTGCTGTCCGTCACCATCTGCTTCAGGATATACAAGGGAATCCTGCAGGCCATCCAGAAGTCTGATGAGGGACACCCATTCAAGTGAGTACCAAAAGAACCACCCACATGGATTAAGCAGCTGGCACTGACTGGTCATATGGATCCTGTTGGTCATTTTGATCAGGTTTTAAGGGTAATTAAAGGGGTAAGTAATGTCAACTGAACTTCCTGATGTGGTCAGTGGCTGGCTAAGATGGAGGTTATATAAAGAGCCACCTGATCAAATAATGAACAGATCCAAACTAAGAAGAAATGATGCTTCAGCTCTCTGAAGTTTTTATTGTAGCTTTTTCAGATTCCGgtctatttaaaataataaaaagcagaaacacatttcaatCAGATTAAATAAATCCGTAGACTTTTTTCTGAGTTTGTGCATCACACTATCTTAATGTTCTGTACTGTGTTTTAATGGCAAATACTCAAAGATTGAACAAAAATAAGATCTGTTCATCCCTGCAGGCAGTACCTTGACCAGGAGGTGGCGCTGTCTGAGGAGATGGTCCACAAGTACAGTGATGTGGCTCTGTCCAAACTCAACAAGACCATTGGTGAACTGAGGCGTGTGTTCCTGGTGGAGGACCTGGTCGACTCCATCAAGGTGAGGGCTGACCGTGGTCCTGATGATGTCATGATGGCGTTCAGTCATCCCGATCTTCTGTTTCATCTCTTTGTCAGAAGCCTGCAGACGGGTTTTCTGCACAAAACCTCACAGCTGAATGAGCAGAAGCGATGGTTCTGCCTGGAGTTTCAGAACATTGTCCTGAAGCTGTTATTCTTCAGCGTTTGATGTCATGACCTTTGTGGTGTTCCTCTGCACAGTTTGCTGTCCTGATGTGGATCCTGACCTACGTGGGCGCTTTTTTCAATGGGCTCACTCTGATTATTCTAGGTGAGGAACATTTCCCACAATGCCCAAGGGTCTAACCTGCCTCTCTTATTGCAAGATtagcaaaaagagaagactAATTCCTGTCCTCTTCGTCCCCAGGCCTGATTGCTGCATTCAC encodes:
- the LOC101163104 gene encoding reticulon-4 isoform X7, yielding MDAKQVVDLLYWRDVKNTGVVFGAALLLLLSLTMCSIVSVCSYIGLALLSVTICFRIYKGILQAIQKSDEGHPFKQYLDQEVALSEEMVHKYSDVALSKLNKTIGELRRVFLVEDLVDSIKFAVLMWILTYVGAFFNGLTLIILGLIAAFTCPIVYEKHQAQIDHYVALVNNQVKDVVGKIQAKVPGMKRKAE
- the LOC101163104 gene encoding reticulon-4 isoform X6, which codes for MDNSVVHEKPASPQWREQVVDLLYWRDVKNTGVVFGAALLLLLSLTMCSIVSVCSYIGLALLSVTICFRIYKGILQAIQKSDEGHPFKQYLDQEVALSEEMVHKYSDVALSKLNKTIGELRRVFLVEDLVDSIKFAVLMWILTYVGAFFNGLTLIILGLIAAFTCPIVYEKHQAQIDHYVALVNNQVKDVVGKIQAKVPGMKRKAE
- the LOC101163104 gene encoding reticulon-3 isoform X5 — encoded protein: MFSPNSVLGVRSAGSGRSSCYHFQLGGGGTSIGNTFRPVRFGSALAAAGPLDSLSSQEPKVVGRAVTSAVVDLLYWRDVKNTGVVFGAALLLLLSLTMCSIVSVCSYIGLALLSVTICFRIYKGILQAIQKSDEGHPFKQYLDQEVALSEEMVHKYSDVALSKLNKTIGELRRVFLVEDLVDSIKFAVLMWILTYVGAFFNGLTLIILGLIAAFTCPIVYEKHQAQIDHYVALVNNQVKDVVGKIQAKVPGMKRKAE